The Solanum lycopersicum chromosome 2, SLM_r2.1 DNA window CATACCTGAAGATGCATTTAGATTAACTGAGGAAGGAGATGGAGGAGTGGTTATGGATACAGGGACAGCCGTTACAAGGCTTCCCCACGAAGCCTATGTGGCATTTCGCGATGCCTTTGTAGCACAAACATCAAGCCTTCCACGGGCGCCTGCCATGTCAATATTCGATACCTGCTATGATCTTAACGGATTTGTAACAGTTCGTGTACCAACTATTTCCTTTTTCCTCATGGGTGGTCCTATCTTAACACTACCAGCTAGGAACTTCCTAATTCCAGTGGATACAAAGGGAACATTCTGCTTTGCATTTGCTCCATCTCCATCCAGACTTTCCATAATAGGGAATATCCAGCAAGAAGGCATCCAAATTTCTATTGATGGAGCTAATGGTTTTGTGGGATTTGGCCCTAATATTTGCTAGCCATGCATGCATGCATGTGATTAGTTATAGTAAATTAGTTTCAATAATAATGTATGTCATCATACAAGATATGAAGTATATAAACCATATATATTACTAGTAGTTATGTGCCTATTGAGTACGATCACAAACATTTATGCACCGGCGCCACTATAAATgtctaaataaatgaagaaaagagAGATAAATCATGCTGTCTTCCTTCGGCTACATCCTTGAATATATGGGTATCGACTACATATTGGATCTAATCAAGTAGCTTTGATTCAAACCAACCTTATATATGTCTGAAATTGTGCTTTGATCGACAAAAGTCTCGAGGTAGAATATCGAGACTTTTGTATACAGAGTTGTATACACCCTTGAAAATATGGGTGGGACTACAGTTAGAATATTGACTACATATTTGATCCAATCAAGTAGCTTTGATTCAAACCAACCTTATATTTGTCTCACATTTTGCTTGATCGACAAAAGTCTCTAGGTGAATTTTTTATAAGACTTGAAtaattttcctttctttaaGCTCGCTTTTTGAATgtaatttaaactcaaaatgtaatttgataattttaaataaacacTTAAACATTGTCAAACAAAGCTAAGAGtcatatattatttgtttataattaatattaatactGGTAATTTAATTCATATGAGTAGTGCAACCTTTTTATCGTGTTCATTTTTGTCATCTGCTGGATTGTTTACAATATTGTTGTTCGCTTAATGTATCAACTAAATTTTGCAAGAAAAAtgtagaaattattatatttaatttcccGGCCGCAAACAAAACACTAatgtaaaaatttcaaattcatacTTTTGAGTACTTTTATATATACTCTCTCCGCTTCACAAAGAATaaccttatttgacttgaaacaaactttaacaatataaagaTGACTTTAAatcttgtgattctaaattaaaattagatcaaatgtacaaaattatcatttgatcttgtggccttaaacatgccacgtgaaaaattgaaattaaaatgttaacaaacaaaaaaagatatcattcttttttaaacaaattaaaaagaacaaaaaattattattttttaaacggatgtagtatatattatttttaaaaaaaccaaaatataaatattaaattgttttctttttctgaaCATTATTATGGCATGTCAACGTTACAGTGAGAGCGAgagaaaataattgatataattattaaggaattaattaataagtacAACTTTTAGGTGTAATGATGGTTCAATTATTGGCATGTCTTACATACACCACTTTGCTTTTGTGACATTAATTTCCACtcttgttatttcttttgaatttggTGGGTTGGCGTTTTGTTCTATTTTAATGCACCCACTTTCtctcaatataataataatatttaccttggtatttcttttctaatattatttattcatttactgATAGAGATTGTTTGGCAACTAGTATTAGATTAGTGGAGTGTTTCTatgtaataattaattaaattaataaaataaaatcattcacGCGTTGTTATTAAATTCAAACATGACTTGTTGCGTATAGTAACTCCGGTAATGCGTTCTCATCAAAATTAAGTAGGTGTTGAGATGATATAAAATTCATAGTAAAAAAAAGtacatgtaaaaaaaattgaataatttgtATACCAAACTTCAATTCGATATAGttaaaagtattatattaaAGTTATAGTATGATTGTATTACAAAGATAGcgtttatatttttctatatgtGAAGGCAACATCTAATAAAGgatcaaaaactaaaaagatattaaaaaaaaaaacaattgacaCCATTGAAAGGcatatatttgaattgtttatttAAGTCTTTAACTTTCATTTTTGACTTGCATTAATGACTAATGAACCTATTGATATATGACCTTCATTAAGGGCCTGTTTGGAATGACATTTTGGCAATAGGATTTAATGTATTTGGTGTAATTATAATGTCTTGTCCTATTTGGAAGAACAAATAATTACTTGGTCAGTAGGTAATTAGTGTAATTGGCAGGATTACACTCTACAATTTGCATGCAGAGGTTGTGAATTGATGGTAATTACGTGATGTAATtaccacttaatttttttttaattttaatttttttgttttaaatttttacttctattattttaggttcttttttattcttattattctaaaatttataaaactacattttttttattttatattattatatttcattttcttcttattctcaaCATTACTTTACGTGATTCTATGTAAAATTCTCGTATTATCTGTAAGATCCCGAAAATGAGATAAAgtgtctagagcctaacatgtttttcataaaGTTATAATGTCCTAAATACgcttaaaatatagtatataggtggtagctaaaatattagaggtattggaagtcaaacgttgAGGGACgcctaagacgttcgacgactaagtcacctagatgcctaatatgtggttctatgtgtttgtGGGTGTTTAATGATGTTCTAATGTTCTAAAATATCTTATTATATGGTTTAGAGGCAGTGTGAAAAGTTTGAATTGATTTGGAAGttgaacgtcaagggacgaccaagacctTGACGACTAGTTgcttatgtgcctcatgtgtcttTGTATGCCTAAATCTTTATGATATGAGTCTAATAAGTCTTTAAAATggttttaaaatgatgttttattgtgttatactacgtttcgtgaagtttggaggtcaaacgcccaagaacgtccaagacgttcgaaagatagccccAAGACGTTCATCGTATGTCATGTTGGGGCCAAGGCTGTTTGGACATCTAAtaggtgtttgttttggatgaaatataTGTGGTAGGTCTATAACTTGTTAAGGTTTGTAATCACGTTGGAAACGTCCGAGTACGACTTCTAAAAGGCCCCACAAGAGGCCTCaaaagaaggacccaaaaccAGTGTGCAGGCTGTCTCAGGCAGATCCTGGCGACGGAGCAGTCAACGGCCAGCCATGGCTGTGATGGCCCGTCAAAGGGTCCCGTCATGAGGGACTTATCCAAGGATGAACAGAGGAACCTTGGTCAGCCACTGTAGCCAACGACGGAGGCCTGTGATGGCCAGTCGTGGCTTTAACGCCCCGTTAAGGCCCATCCATCGCACGACTGCCTCCTGCGCATGTCTGCTGCcaattaaaggggtgaatgggaaattcaccccacgtccctCCTGACTATAGTAGATTTATGTCACTATTTTTTGGTGAATATAAGTCATCAAAAACGTGATCACCCCATTCTAGAATCCTCTAACAAGATTGAAAcatttccctccaaaaatactCTCTTtagaaaccaccattgttggtgaagctcaagaacaaatTCAAGCTGGGTTTTCCATGGATGAATCATCATGTTTAAGAGGTTTTCAACTAgacaaaggtatggtgatcttcatctctagttatctttTCATCTAGAGAGCCATTCtcaatgtttttcaaagaaaTCTTATGATCAAGTTTCCGATCTTCCAATCTCGCCATgagttctttttaaaaatatttttaatgattaaatcatgatgaattgaagttaatacaataatatatataaaatattaaatttaattccatttataaagtttttcatttgtttagtataaattttaagtaattaattttagtttttaaaatttattatattttatgattgcGTGCATCCAAAGAGAACATGTGTAATTAAAACCGGTCTGTATAATTACTAGACAGTGTAATTACTAGGCTGATAATTGCACTAATTCCAATTCCCAAGTGGCTTTCCAAACAGGCCTTAAGTAAATAATCattcacaaaatataaaatatcaaattggaCTATAATGTCTCATACCAAACACAAATTGAATATCGTAACTAGGGGTGGGTGTTAGTATTCGATTTGGGATTTCTAAATTTCGAATTCAGTAATTTCTAGTTAAAAGTAgatatcaaatattaaaattttgaattttggttCGATAATTCGGTAATCAATAAATCAAACTTTGGTTTGGTATGATATTCGGCGACTGTATTGAACTTGTAGTTGATTGTATTGCaaatttaacattattattGAAATCGTTTCTATTTTTCTATATGGATGCATAATATAAAAGAGTATTAACAAGTAAAAGGCCATCAAGAAAACTAAATTGTATAAAAGAGTATTAACAAGTAAGAGGCCATCAAGAAAACTAAATTGACACAACTTAAAGACATGTATTTGGGCTGCTTATGTTTAGTATCTAACTTTCTCTTTGAACTTGTGCTTAGTGAGTTATGAACTTTATATATGGgtttcattaaataaataatttgatattcgAAAAAATAACTAGTATCATATGATTCTAATTTCTTATACCAAACTCAAACACAAGTATCgtaattctaaaattttacttCCAAACGCCAtatcaaaaattgaattatcaaATACGAACTTATCAAGCAAATTAATTAGGCTCAATAATCCgtctttaattttgatattctatGTCCAGCCTTTATTGTAATTCTTACTCCCAAATATCAAATTAGGAAAAAAGTTGATTTCATCTGATAATTCGATTCTCAAAATTTGTGTCTAGACCCAGGGGAAACACATTCTTTCAAGATAAGCcgaagaaatattttattattttgtgttaaAATTCAATTTGCTAGGatagtatttttttcttatataagttTAGGTTAAAACAGACAAAGGAAAAAAGATTTGATAGTATTTTAGCAACGAATGATCTAAGCCGCCACTATGAAATAGATATATTTGCTTACTTTAAGCTAATTTTCCGCTTAAtcattaatatataatgttattatATAATGGTAAACCTTATCACCATCAAAGTACCGCACCTAGCGAAAAAAGAAACATGCCTTTTTGAAGATCACTTGTCTACGTAATAAAGTATAAAACCAAACCCATTGATGACCCTCTAAAATTGACAGCGTAATAAAGTATAAAACCAAACCCATTGATGACCCTCTAAAATTGACAGCAATTTTTATATAGGCACCTCAACTAGACGATGCTTATTTTAGAAACTTTAAGTAGGATCCTATTATGTCATTTAGACAATTTCTTTTGAGTTGACATATTATGTTTCTTACACTACTTTGAGTGTGTGAAAGACATAATTTTAtggttttaaaacttttttatctctttttcttccttctctctccTTCCCACATTTCCTGCACCATATAAAACCACTTTGCCACCGTTATATATTCAACTTTCTCCTCTCTTTGTCATTTCTTAACGTggaaaattaaatcaattatatatatcaacaaaaataatttaagaaaggataaaaaaatatgtctaGAGCATATATCTTCTTTATAACATCAAATTTTTCCgcctaatttttttcttagtttCATTGCCGGAAAGTTTGCTGAATCCTTCAGATTTTTGTTAGTCTATTTTCACCTCCCTTtatttgagttaatttttttcagattctatttttgaaatattaattttcgACTTCTCAAAGTTTTTACcttttctattttgatgaaCCCATTTCAAGTAAATTCATAAATAGATATGATTTTATCATggataaatttttttgggtACTTTGAAACTTTCAAAATGAGCAGTTCCAATAGTGAAGgttatagaagaaaaaaagaagaagataaatttaAGGATTGAAGAAATGGTAATAGTATGTTAGTTAAATTATGGGTATTTACTTATGACCCAATTTGGTTatagatatttgaaaaaaaaaaagatgatagTAGTGATAATTTtcaaacttgaagaagaagacatcAAAGTAATAGTGGTTATAGGAGGAGGAGATGTGGAAATGGtggaagagaaaaataaaagtattgtagattttatttccccccttttttcttctttattaaaaggtaatttttaaagtaattaactaattaagtaGTTTTAAAATGGGcttttattcataatatttttttaaaatattttttttaaatatatatgttacgTGCCATTATTTAATTCTCTACTTTGACATATCTTCGGAAAGTGTAATACACACATCTTATATATTTGGCTGATTACCAAAACGTATCAATATGACACAACGTTCCCCTAGTTAAggtgtttaaaatgaataagtCCTACTTGAGGTGTCCAAGTGAAATTGATGCCAACTTTAGGTGGTTGCTGATGGGTTAggcaaaagtaaaaatatttacaaatctcaatatatatatgtatgcatgtgtgatatatatatatatatatatatatatatatatatataatactcaTATGAATGTGTAGACATATTAGGAGAGTTATGATTAGAAACGAAGTTACAAGGGACAAAGTGATAATGACTCTCGTGCAAAACAAGATGAAAAAAGCAAGACGGAGATGTTGCAGACATGCAAAGAGGAGGTGTGTGTACGCTCTAATAAGAAACCGCGCAACATGAAGTATAAGAGGTAGAGGTAGATTGAAAAATAATCGAGGAGAGGTGATTTGGTTAGACATAGCTCAACTACATATTACTAAGAAATaacactaaatatataaaaaggtaTGAAAGTCGAGAAATAGAGTAGATATTTTAGTGGGAGAGATAAGGTCATAACATCATCCCGTCCCCTCCTAATAGTAGTAGTTAGTATCAATCAATTTCTTATTCTCTGTAACAGCCCGTATTACGCATATACTTGTTGTATTCTTGTGATACTGGCTTTACAGTATAGGTGAGGGACCATGTTCCTTATATTATTAGTGTTGATTTAAACTATCCGGGAAAGTGATGTAATGTCTTGCATGTTTCAGCATGTGTACTGTAAGTTAACTCCAACGGAAATATTTAAACTAGAGATAGTAAGGTGGTAATTGAGCTTAAAGTTGAAAGTTAAGTTCtaagttgaagaaaaagaaattaatgttcagaaaatggaataaaataattgagattCTTGCTTGGATAAATTAAGCTACCAGttgcatcacctacttgagTTATATGGATAAAGTTAAAGAGCCCAAGTTCGATGGATCAGATTTAGGCCTATATTAATGGGCTCAACTTAAAGCCCAAacctattaaaagaaaataaaatatgaaagtaaGCCCAACAACCAATCTTCCAAGGCCCATTACAGTTGAGGCCCAAGTAAAAGCAAGTAGGTTCATCACATAGTTTGACATTTTGAGTTGCTTGATGTACATAAGCAGGTACATCACCTACCTGACCAATTATTGGCTGAAAATGGACCAAAAATTGAGGAGGTTCTAAAGGATATTTTTGTAGTCAGTAAAGCTCcatataaatcaaatatgatCTGATCTTTTCACccattttaacatataaaaaaaggaattaacttcagctctctctcttttctcttaaaGCTTAAACCAGCAGCCTTGAAAACTTCTAGGGTTTTTGAAGAAACCCTCATATCTGCAAACCAAGGTAAGTGAAAACACATGTATTTAACTTAATTCTCCATGGATGATTAGGAAAACATGTTATTCATGTTTAAGTATAAGtacaaaaatagaatatttctAGAAGCTACTACTTACTTCCTTTGTTATTAagatactttttcttctttctttggttTAAGTGTGAATGAAAGTTGAAGTTTTAGACGAATTCAAGTTAAAAGGAGAAGTTGCAAAAATTGAGGTAAGGTAATTACTCCATTTTGTACTCATTATGTATGATTTTGAGTGAGGAATTAGGGGTGTGCTGTCATGAAGAACTCAAGGGGGTGATGGAGTTCAATAATTGGTTGTATAATAAAGAATAACTGAGGTTGTTTTATGTGAATTGTTTTTAATGTAACTTGGTTAATCTTGGAAAAGGATATATGATGTATGTGTCAGACACAGAATGAGAGTGTGGTGATACGCACTATGTTAAGAGTTGTATGAACTCATTATTTGTCAAAGTTATACACTGTTTTCTGTGGCTCACGGTGTGATATCTGCTAATTTTAGTTTGTCATGACTTAAATTGTAGATTAAAACCAAAAAGGGGAAGCTAAATCGTGATAGTTATATAGGTCAGAGGAtaaggtatgtaaggctattcGATTCCATATTCCTTGGCATGAAATCTGATACTTGATGATTAATATCAATAAAGTGAATCTCTTAAGTGATATTCCTAGTAAAGGACACATAGTGGCTGCGTACTATCTCCAAATAGCTAACAATATTTCTCCCTCTCCTTAGTGACTATAATTACTTCATTATATGTTAACTATTCTATACTTGTGCGATTATTCTCCCATGTGCTGGTATAAAAATGGTCTTTACAAAAGCAAGTTTGGTGAATCCTCCTCTTTGTTATTTGAAGTCAATCGTGTCATAAAGTTCTTAAAGTAATGTGTTGATGTTACTTAGCTCCTTATGTCATTGTTactgtaacactttgaaaattcaagatGAGTCTTAAAGCTTAAAATAGGTTATATGAAGTTTAAACACTATTTTAGCACCTATTTTagtgaatataggtcatttgaGAAGTTTAGGAatcaaaacgtccaagaacgtccaagacgttcgaaaatTAGTTCTAGGAGGTACTAGCCTGCCTAAGCCTATTTGGCAAGCTTTTAGAAGTGAAAAATCCATGAAAACTGGTGGAATAGTAGTTAGTAGGTGATTAAGATGATTTGTGGTAGAAACTTCCGGGTAttactccccaaggaccaacaaagGTCCCTTGAGTAGGACCCTAGCACGTAGGAGGCAACACTGTCTGGGCAGTATGCAACCACGAGAGGGCAAACTGCGGCTTGTACGTGGATCGATGGGGCGTCAATGCTAAAGGTTGACTAAAACTTATCCAAAATGTATGAGACCTCTCCTAAACAAGTCTCTGACCAAAACGATGATTGTGCAGCATGGGCGGAGGCCTGTCCGTCGATGGACCAACGACCCGTTGATCGTGATTTCGTCGATGGGCCTGCAATTTTCCTGCACATAttaacttcatttttatttaattagttaagggATTAGGTGGTTAATTAGGGATTTAAGGGAGtctattaagttaattaacccccatataaagacctcAACCCTCGTTAGATTAAACACAACTTACAAAACAAatccttttccttctctcttctttctctctctattggaagacaccattgaagactagctagGGGAATGATTTGGAAACTTTAAAGGGACTATTTCAACCTAAAATATTCATCATACGTTAAGGTAGGAGATCTAATTCTCCTTAGAGACCTCttttctcaaagggttccttcaaaaatattttaaaaaattgggttcttctcaatctcaaaaatagggttatgaattgatttgtttatgttttatattggataatatgaataaattaacatgtattctaacttaattatggtATATCTTGATgatttagtttagtttttagATGGTGACCCTTAATCCTAGGTTTGATATTGACATGAATTAGGTTGaaattgattcaattgacttggttattggttgaattgctattaattgattttgttacattaatcatgaaatttttttagtgtattgtactctttcatgctagttcttgatatgATAATCTAGGTTAGGAATCGAATTAACCTAAGTGtctatcttaagctatgatctagtattaaattgtgatgtagtgattctccTAGCCTTGCTATCATGTTGATTATGGAAATATGAAGTTGTACATCTAAATTGGATTtaattgagggtttatggtaagaccttgatgattaACTATGATGGAGACTTGGAAGTATGAAGTTGTACATCTAGattggattgaattgagggtttatggtaagaccatgatgattaactattaagtcatgatgttatattggagtaagCCTTGTATTACGATTGATAGGatagtatgatgtttaattgaaatatcttgactatgttgtgaggttgattaaggtgtatgcaTTGTAAGGATGCTgatgactatcaatgtgccttattatgatatgaaatgctaatgtgctaacctcacttatatgaattttaatgaaaggacttatactcatgcGATTCTTATTgacatattgatgatgatgattatacaagggctagatcctatgacctaaactaagctatgattgataataaaagacctaaagacatttcaataaagggactctagcttagcaccaagtgaactagagtgaggagtctcccttcccacataggcaCCAAAGTACTCTTGGTactggagactacaatgcatggaGCATAAAGAGAGtaccaactatatctcctagttcttgaactatgttcccccccataggaatactagctagtggatccacgtagttgcaaTGTTTtgatgttttggtactaccttggcaagtagtccaccttccttTGGTGTAGGTTTTTATGACAatggattccacattagctcatgtggtctatgtcggttagggaaagatgttcccaaaaagtAAAGTGAATgaaaggattgaactctaactaggataacctaaggggtctagcttaatctaggtaggggtatgggactctaaataagcattgcactagttatccttgaggggagtcttaggaggatgttcttatgtatctttatgattatgatgatatatgatatgtatatgatgaacttgcacattgtttatactatatgttgattaggtCACTTATGAGTATGTGTTGGTTTACATTGTTATAGTAAGATGAAATGTTTATCTAAATTTCATGTTATGTGTTGTaagatgttagtcatgattctttttgggttacttgattgagtaaggttatggggctttggttggtcattgcacttgttgactcgataggggttcatgggtaatggTCTTGCTTTGTTATACTGGAGTGTACTCTTATTCATAGTTGTTGTGAGATATGACTTTATGATGgagttatttatatatgtatctaCTTACATGGTATGAAATATTGATATaactagacttgatgttgtagTATTGTGATAAACATGCCTATGGCTTAATAAATGTGAAATGTTAATTGgaatggtcttgttgaatgttcATAAGGGTTTTTtcatagaaaattacataatttaagAAATGCCCTTTTCTTAGTGTATTTTATAAGTATATGTGCATAttgtctcatacttagtacaagtgacaTACTAAACCCTCTTCCTTTCCCCCCAgcattttaggttctggtcatAGAAGGCTCATTctagacgacttgaagaagacttggatattctctaccatccaagcgggtaggtcctcactttcgtAGGGCGATGACCATATCTACCTTATGGAGTTGATTTTTTTCTAAGATACTTATGTTTATTcaattttcatttgagtacaaTTTGTATAAGCTTATATGTcgcttctttacattgatgtagggctatgcccaaatttcTATGAtcatttagatggtatgagatgagacaatccttaagactaagttctatcttatatacatatatgtttaataaaagtagaagactatgtaaacttcctatacgaagggtctatgtgtactcgatatatatttatcatatgTATGTAGATGACCTCCAAGTAGAAGTGATAAAAGTTTTCAAATTTCCGccaaatttgacttatgaataAGTAagataagaggctagtcttagtcctcaaagaggacgacgacaccagttacatctagggggtaaacccgaatgtgaaaaacttggtattagagcataaagttgaattatcttataattaatatctctctcaaccacgtctGTGTATGTTCgtgttcataattgtgaagcgcgccacacttatggatAGGAACCTACATGATGCCTAGGAAACTCTCATTTTCTTAgaaatcttatatcgtgccattagagtatacttatggtgtgcttttgcatctaatcctattgttgtgattATAGGAAGAATGAGCACTCtgacttgaagaggaaattgctAATGTGGGAGCTCCTCCccatggtgatcaagttccttcacttgaagaagatgctaatatGGAACAAGCTCTGGTCAACCTCCACCCTTAACAGATGGACATATAAGGGCTTCCCTCATCCATTTGGCTCAATCCTCCACTAttcaagcccaagctatgacgaCCTAAGACAATCGGGAGGTTGTACCCCGTCCTCATTAACAAGTTACTACTATGGCTTCCagtctaagggacttcactcaaatgaaccctcctaccttctacgggtctaaggttgaggaagacccccaagaattcatcaataaaGTCTATAAGATACTCTTGGCTATGGGGTTGTCCACAAGTGAGAAGGCCGGGTTGGctacttatcaactcaaggacatGGATCAAGCATGGTttgtgcaatggagggataataggccatTGAGGGATGGTCCgttgacttgggagatctttaagaaagattttttaattggtTCTTTTCTAGGGAGATGAGGGAAGCTAAAGTTGCGgatttcatcaaccttcaccaaggaggtatgagtgttcatgaatactctttgaaatacACTAAATTGTCGAAATATACTCCTTCATTGATTTCCGATCCTAAAGATGAAACGAGCCTCTTTGTGATGTGGGTGTCAGATGATTtgcaagaggagtgtcattcgCCTATgttacatgacaacatgaaaatttctcgtcttatggtgcatgccAAGCATGTGGAAGAGAAAAGAGATAAGAGGAACAGTAGAGATTCCAAGAGGGAAAGATCGTTTGAaggaggttcttcaaagaataggattgagatacaagacaagtCTAGGTTTAAGAAGCGGGTTTCAAGTCAAGTTTCTTCCAAGTTCTCTAAGTCTAGTGGtaatagggtgtctaaccctaagtttAAGAAGATAAAAGTTTATAATTCACCAACCGATAAACGAACTTGTGGAAAATGTGGCAAGAAGCACTACGGTGATTGCCTTAAGGGGACGGACAACTATTTTTGTTTTGGTAAAATTGCGCATAAGGTTAGGGATTTCCCTAATGTGAGGGTTCAAcacaagggtagtggtcaagctcaagcaagtggttctaattagactccaaagaagaaccactTCTATGCTCTTCGCTCtagggtgagcaagagacttcttcCGACGTGGTGAtcggtatgttgaaagttttctctattgatgtatatgccttacttgatcctgGTGCTACTTTATCCTTTGTTACTCCTCTAATAGAAattaagtttgatattttacccgatattttgcatgaaccttttatagtgtctactccaGTGGG harbors:
- the LOC138341959 gene encoding uncharacterized protein, which codes for MASSLRDFTQMNPPTFYGSKVEEDPQEFINKVYKILLAMGLSTSEKAGLATYQLKDMDQAWEMREAKVADFINLHQGGMSVHEYSLKYTKLSKYTPSLISDPKDETSLFVMWVSDDLQEECHSPMLHDNMKISRLMVHAKHVEEKRDKRNSRDSKRERSFEGGSSKNRIEIQDKSRFKKRVSSQVSSKFSKSSGNRVSNPKFKKIKVYNSPTDKRTCGKCGKKHYGDCLKGTDNYFCFGKIAHKVRDFPNVRVQHKGSGQAQASGSN